In the genome of Calothrix sp. PCC 6303, the window TAGCTGATGTAGTTTGGGCAGTATTGACTTACCCTAGTGGGTTTCAGGCGACAATTCATTTATCTTGGCTGAATAATGATAAGCAGCGACGCTTAGTTGTAGCTGGAAGTCGAGGGAGTTTAGTTTTTGATGAGATGTCGGCTATATCCCCGTTGATGTTGTTGCGGGGAGAATTGCAACAGCAAGATGGTCAATTTATCCCAACAAATCAAAGTCAGCAGGTTTTAGAAATTGAGAAAAGTGAACCGTTGCGAACAGTATGCGATCGCTTCCTGGCTTCAATCACTGCAAATACTGCTAATGTGGTTTCATCAGGTTGGGTGGGTAAAGACCTAGTGGAGGTACTTTCAGCCTTAACGCGATCGCTTCAGCAAGGGGGTATGCCAATATCGGTAGGACAACCTCGCTCAAATGGCAGCTAACCTAATACCTTAGGTTATAGCTGTTTCCCACAGGTTTAATAAACGGAGAGGGTGAGATTCGAACTCACGGATACTTTCGCATCACTCGATTTCAAGTCGAGCGCATTCGACCACTCTGCCACCTCTCCAAATAAAACCGTCAGCAAGTAGCTGTCGGCGGGTCAGTTAAAATATCACTGACAAAAAACAATTATACATCATTATCAAACAGTTTGCACCACTTGATTAGATTTTTTGTACAAAATTTCCTCTCTGACAACAGTACAATCCTTGCCAACCCAGACTGATCCTGCTTGACAAACAGATCCATTTTCCATCTCCACAAGGGAAAAATTCCGCAGTTTTTCGTCATCTTTTGTGACAATTCGCGGTACACTAGCCGCATTTAGATAAATAGCACCTTCGGGACTTCTAAATAAACGTCTGCGGATTTCCTTTTTGGTATGCCTCAATGTATGGTGCATATGCCCGAAAGTCACCAGCGAAATATTTTTACCTGTTGTCATACTACGGGAAATCGCCTCTGCCAAATCAGGATCGCCATAATCCCCTCCAATAGGGTGCCAATCCTTACCACAAGGGTCTTCTGGTCTATCTCCTAACCCCGACGGACCATTATGACTCAGAAAAATAATCGTTTTGTGTGCCGCACTTTTCACAGCTTCAAAAATCTTCATCGCCGATTCTTCCTGATCTTGGACACCATAACGCTCTCGACAAAGATCAGCAAACTTCCATTCTGGACCACCCCAAGTAAATGGACGACCTCCCACAACAGTTAAATCGAAATCGGGAAAATCCAGTTTGCTATAACCCACATGGGTTTCACCCAATATATCTAGTTGTAATTGTACCCAATCTTCCTGAGTGCGGTCATAGGGACATTTTTTCCGTCCCCATTCAGTTGCGCTATACCATGCGTCGTGATTTCCCATCACTACTGCCTTGGGAATGTCCAGGGATGCAACTCTTCGTACCACATCCACAGATTCATTCCCAAAATCTCCAACAAACAGTACTAAGTCCACTTCCAGAGCTTTTAGGGCAGCTGCATCTTCATCTTCCCACTGGTCGTGAACATCTCCAACTACAGCAATTTTTAACATTTTTGAAGTTATTGTCTCACTCGTCATGCCATAATCCTTTCCCATCTGTCTCCAGCATAGGCAACCCAAGGGGATTTTGACATAAATTTATCGAATCGAAAAATAGGATCTGGGATTAAAAAATAAGTAATGAGTAATAAATCCCCCAGAAGGTTATCGCTATACGGACAAAGACTACGAGGACGCAAGGTAGGCTCTTGACTCCCTGAAAAAATCCTCAAGATTTAAATGGTAATTATAGGTACTTCTTTTTGGTAAAAAGTACTATAATTACGATTAGGGACTTCAAATTAAATAATTATCTAATTTTTGATTGTGGAACAGAGAGAAGTTGGCGGTGTCGGTTTCCGTCCCGCCAAACCTCCGAGCATCCCAATCTTTTCGAGCAAGATGCCCAAACCACGGGATATTTTATTTTCTGGAAGTCCCTTACAAAGTTGATAGTGTAATGGACATCTCGGAAAACGATTGTAGAGACGTAGCATTCCTACCTCTCCACAAGGATTTGAGACAAAGTGTAATTAATTTCTGGAGATGTATTAGGAGATGTATACATAATGCGATCGCTCTTAGCATTCGGTGGCGATATAGCGTCAGCGAGCCATAACTACATAAGCTTACTTGTATTTTAATAAAAATTAGACTTTTTGAATAATCAATAGGTGACACCAAACCGTGTTTACAACTGCACTACCTCAACGTGAAAAAGAACAACTGGGTACATTCCCATTAGATTTATTTACAGCAATTACAGAATTAAAAAAAGAACTTAATGCCGTTATATTGGCACATTATTACCAAGAACCAGATATTCAAGATATCGCCGATTATATTGGGGACTCTCTACAATTAGCCAGAGCCGCAGCAGAAACAAATGCCGATGTAATTGTTTTTGCTGGTGTTCATTTTATGGCAGAAACCGCCAAAATTCTTAACCCTGATAAGCTGGTTTTATTACCAGATTTAGATGCTGGGTGTTCTTTAGCTGATACCTGTCCACCTCAAGAATTTGCAGCATTTAAAGCCGCACATCCCGGACATTTGGTTATTTCTTATATTAATTGCACCGCCGAGATTAAGGCGATGAGCGATATTATTTGTACCAGTTCCAACGCCGTAAAAATTGTCCAACAAATTCCCAAAGAACAACCGATAATCTTCGCAC includes:
- a CDS encoding TIGR04168 family protein: MTSETITSKMLKIAVVGDVHDQWEDEDAAALKALEVDLVLFVGDFGNESVDVVRRVASLDIPKAVVMGNHDAWYSATEWGRKKCPYDRTQEDWVQLQLDILGETHVGYSKLDFPDFDLTVVGGRPFTWGGPEWKFADLCRERYGVQDQEESAMKIFEAVKSAAHKTIIFLSHNGPSGLGDRPEDPCGKDWHPIGGDYGDPDLAEAISRSMTTGKNISLVTFGHMHHTLRHTKKEIRRRLFRSPEGAIYLNAASVPRIVTKDDEKLRNFSLVEMENGSVCQAGSVWVGKDCTVVREEILYKKSNQVVQTV
- the nadA gene encoding quinolinate synthase NadA codes for the protein MFTTALPQREKEQLGTFPLDLFTAITELKKELNAVILAHYYQEPDIQDIADYIGDSLQLARAAAETNADVIVFAGVHFMAETAKILNPDKLVLLPDLDAGCSLADTCPPQEFAAFKAAHPGHLVISYINCTAEIKAMSDIICTSSNAVKIVQQIPKEQPIIFAPDRNLGRYVMEQTGRDMVLWQGSCIVHETFSEKKIVQLKIANPEAEIIAHPECEASVLRHADYIGSTAALLKYCQDSKSSKFIVATEPGIIHQMQKVASEKQFIPAPPENNCNCNECPFMRLNTMDKLYLAMKNRTPEITMSEEIRSAALLPMQRMLEMSK